A genomic window from Litoreibacter janthinus includes:
- a CDS encoding FAD:protein FMN transferase — protein sequence MTNSALRPTRRNALGMIGATIVLPQIAQAATTQSIEGAAFGTTWQLVASHHDDLERLRADIDALFAIIDQQMSPWRSDSDISRFNTMGAGRHRADPEMILVTTAALDLAKASHGAFDPTVGPLVARWGFGPILGSPTADWRGLSVGSGDIGKTHDDLTLDLCGIAKGRALDLAVDLVKARGVDNFLFDVGGELKAVGQHPAGRSFQVAVQHPAAGQPAPATLKLADGMAVATSGLRTQSYELADNTYGHIIDPRTRAPAKSHLLSVTVMGRDAMIADGWATALFAAGLSSGPDLAQSKNIDAFFLTGEGAGISSVRTGAIEGALL from the coding sequence ATGACAAACAGCGCCCTACGCCCGACTCGTCGCAATGCCCTCGGCATGATCGGGGCAACAATCGTCTTGCCGCAAATTGCGCAGGCCGCAACAACGCAAAGCATAGAAGGCGCAGCATTCGGAACGACATGGCAGTTGGTCGCGTCGCATCATGATGACCTTGAACGCCTGCGGGCAGACATTGACGCGTTGTTCGCTATAATTGATCAACAAATGTCGCCGTGGCGTTCAGACAGCGACATCAGCCGGTTCAATACGATGGGCGCAGGTCGGCATCGCGCAGATCCAGAGATGATCCTAGTTACGACGGCAGCGCTGGACCTTGCGAAGGCAAGTCATGGTGCATTTGATCCCACGGTCGGCCCCCTTGTTGCGCGGTGGGGATTTGGGCCAATCCTCGGTAGCCCTACCGCGGATTGGCGCGGGCTTTCAGTTGGCAGTGGTGACATCGGCAAAACCCACGACGACCTTACGCTGGATTTGTGCGGAATCGCCAAAGGCCGCGCCCTCGACCTCGCCGTTGATCTGGTTAAGGCCCGCGGCGTCGATAATTTCTTGTTCGATGTGGGTGGGGAGCTAAAGGCTGTTGGGCAGCATCCTGCGGGTCGATCGTTTCAGGTCGCGGTGCAACACCCCGCGGCAGGCCAGCCTGCCCCAGCCACCCTCAAGCTTGCCGATGGTATGGCCGTGGCAACATCGGGACTGCGCACGCAGAGCTATGAACTCGCGGACAACACGTATGGGCACATCATCGACCCCAGAACGCGTGCGCCTGCCAAGAGTCACCTTTTGTCGGTCACGGTCATGGGACGGGATGCAATGATAGCGGACGGCTGGGCGACAGCGCTGTTCGCGGCAGGCCTGTCAAGCGGTCCAGACCTCGCCCAAAGCAAGAATATTGATGCCTTTTTTCTTACTGGAGAAGGCGCTGGAATCTCGTCTGTAAGAACCGGCGCGATAGAGGGAGCGTTGTTATGA
- the nqrF gene encoding NADH:ubiquinone reductase (Na(+)-transporting) subunit F, with product MNEIVLGSMVIALLVVGLAIGLLVARSRLVPSGTIMVSVNDIPPIVAQRGAKLLGVLHDADIRIPAACGGSGTCGLCRVTVSGEGAGEPQATERGVLSPKERRDHVRLACQTTLRGDCAVQVADDILSAGGGVVCSVASSRMLAPLIREIVLDLPKDHSSAFRAGDFMQITAPAYELDFASFDVDARFADVWDINRWNSLTVRSETDVTRAYSLASRPEDIGRAVFNIRLAVPPAGREADVLPGLVSSWLFSLKPGDLVNVSGPFGDFHVQPTKRDMVFVGGGVGMAPLRSMIHQELGRGTTRRIQYFYGARAAADMFYADEFEDLAAKFETFSWTPALSDPAPGDRWTGETGFIHETVKTVLGAHSAPEDCEYYLCGPPVMISAVLGTLERLGVERSSIFYDDFGG from the coding sequence ATGAATGAAATCGTACTTGGCAGCATGGTCATCGCCCTCCTCGTCGTCGGCTTGGCGATCGGCCTTTTGGTCGCGCGGAGCAGATTGGTGCCAAGCGGGACCATTATGGTGTCGGTTAACGACATCCCACCCATTGTGGCACAAAGGGGCGCAAAGCTTCTGGGTGTCTTGCACGACGCCGACATTCGCATTCCCGCTGCCTGCGGTGGATCGGGTACCTGTGGGCTATGTCGTGTGACTGTGTCAGGCGAAGGTGCCGGAGAACCGCAAGCGACCGAGCGCGGGGTTCTTTCCCCAAAGGAAAGGCGCGACCATGTTCGCCTTGCTTGCCAGACAACATTGCGGGGCGATTGCGCGGTGCAGGTGGCCGACGATATCCTCAGCGCGGGCGGCGGCGTTGTGTGTTCCGTCGCATCCAGCCGGATGCTTGCGCCGCTTATTCGCGAGATCGTTCTTGATTTACCCAAAGATCATTCATCGGCCTTTCGGGCTGGCGATTTTATGCAAATCACCGCACCAGCCTATGAGCTCGACTTTGCATCGTTTGACGTAGACGCGCGGTTTGCCGACGTCTGGGACATCAATCGGTGGAACAGCTTGACCGTTAGGTCTGAAACCGATGTCACCCGCGCTTATTCGCTCGCCAGTCGCCCCGAAGACATCGGGCGTGCGGTGTTTAATATCCGTCTTGCCGTGCCACCTGCGGGGCGCGAAGCGGATGTGCTGCCAGGGCTGGTGTCGTCGTGGCTGTTTTCGCTCAAGCCGGGCGATCTGGTCAACGTATCGGGGCCGTTCGGGGACTTCCACGTTCAACCGACAAAGCGCGACATGGTCTTTGTCGGGGGCGGCGTGGGCATGGCACCATTACGTTCGATGATCCATCAGGAACTCGGGCGCGGCACGACGCGGCGCATCCAGTATTTCTATGGCGCGCGTGCTGCGGCCGATATGTTCTACGCGGATGAATTCGAAGACCTCGCGGCAAAGTTCGAGACTTTTAGTTGGACCCCGGCCCTATCGGACCCCGCACCGGGCGACCGATGGACCGGCGAGACTGGTTTCATCCATGAGACAGTCAAGACGGTATTGGGCGCACATTCCGCACCCGAGGATTGCGAATACTATTTGTGCGGTCCGCCAGTGATGATCTCAGCCGTTCTGGGCACACTGGAACGGCTCGGCGTCGAACGGAGTTCGATTTTCTACGATGATTTTGGAGGCTAA
- a CDS encoding NAD(P)/FAD-dependent oxidoreductase, with amino-acid sequence MDARVIIIGAGAAGMMCAIEAARRGRSVLVLDHAKAAGEKIRISGGGRCNFTNLDIQPERFLSQNPRFALSALKRFTQWDFIAMVDAAGIPWHEKTLGQLFCDRSANDIIALLLDQMEKAGARLRLNATVHEVGQSTDGRFQIESSAGALTCESLVIASGGKSIPKMGASGFGYRVAEQFGLPLIETRPGLVPLTFAEQELAQTRPLAGTSVQAEVACNAARFSEGLLFTHRGLSGPSILQASSYWREGDALTVNLAAGSDVVAELSAMRTEAGRVSVKNALARIIPEKLAAIAVAETGLHGNLADQSNAALEVLGARVHGWRIKPVGSEGYRTAEVTLGGVDTDALDAKTMQSRSVQGLYFIGEVVDVTGWLGGYNFQWAWSSGWAAGQVA; translated from the coding sequence ATGGACGCACGGGTTATAATCATCGGCGCAGGCGCTGCGGGCATGATGTGCGCGATTGAAGCAGCGCGACGCGGGCGCTCGGTTTTGGTACTCGATCACGCCAAAGCGGCAGGCGAAAAGATCCGCATTTCCGGCGGTGGGCGGTGCAACTTCACCAACCTCGATATCCAGCCTGAACGGTTCTTGTCGCAAAATCCACGCTTCGCGCTTTCGGCCCTCAAGCGGTTTACGCAATGGGATTTTATCGCGATGGTCGATGCAGCGGGTATTCCGTGGCATGAGAAAACGCTTGGCCAGTTGTTCTGCGATCGGTCCGCCAACGACATCATCGCCCTGCTGCTTGATCAGATGGAAAAAGCGGGCGCGCGCCTCAGGTTGAACGCCACTGTTCACGAGGTCGGCCAGTCAACTGACGGTAGGTTCCAGATAGAAAGCTCGGCCGGAGCGCTGACCTGCGAGAGCCTCGTGATTGCCAGCGGCGGTAAGTCCATTCCAAAAATGGGCGCGTCAGGCTTTGGCTACCGCGTGGCGGAGCAATTCGGCCTGCCGCTGATCGAAACACGCCCTGGCCTCGTTCCCCTGACCTTTGCCGAACAAGAACTGGCTCAGACCCGCCCGTTGGCCGGAACGTCCGTTCAGGCGGAGGTGGCTTGTAACGCCGCAAGGTTCAGCGAGGGGCTACTTTTCACCCATCGCGGACTATCGGGGCCATCGATACTCCAAGCGTCGTCCTACTGGAGGGAAGGCGATGCCCTCACCGTCAATCTGGCTGCAGGATCGGATGTTGTCGCTGAATTGAGCGCAATGCGCACAGAAGCTGGGCGGGTGTCAGTCAAGAACGCACTCGCGCGGATCATCCCTGAAAAGCTCGCGGCAATTGCGGTCGCAGAAACTGGATTACACGGAAATCTGGCGGATCAGAGCAATGCCGCCTTGGAGGTCTTAGGCGCACGGGTGCATGGATGGCGCATCAAGCCTGTCGGCTCGGAAGGATATCGAACCGCAGAGGTCACGCTTGGGGGTGTAGATACAGACGCGTTGGATGCGAAAACGATGCAATCCCGATCTGTGCAGGGCCTGTACTTCATCGGCGAAGTTGTTGACGTGACCGGCTGGCTCGGCGGTTACAACTTCCAGTGGGCGTGGTCCTCTGGCTGGGCCGCTGGGCAGGTTGCCTGA
- a CDS encoding NADH:ubiquinone reductase (Na(+)-transporting) subunit D, translated as MTSRTSFWTTLTDPLIRQNPVTLQILGICSALAVTTTLATAVTMSVSLTVVLTLAAGIISVIRRHIPDTIRLIVQIVIVASLVIVIDQILQAYFADISRALSVYVGLITTNCLVLGRTEAYARYHAPLPSMVDAFGNGLGYSFVLIVIGTIRELFGQGQLFGAQVLPLADEGGWFTPLGMMLLAPSAFFLLGGLVWVVRSVWSEQAEPPEHSPPLRPEPVE; from the coding sequence ATGACGTCGCGCACCTCTTTCTGGACGACATTGACCGATCCGCTGATCCGGCAAAATCCGGTGACACTGCAAATCCTTGGAATATGTTCGGCACTGGCGGTGACGACGACACTGGCCACGGCTGTGACAATGTCGGTTTCGCTGACAGTTGTTCTGACGCTGGCGGCAGGGATCATCAGTGTCATTCGCAGGCACATCCCCGACACAATCCGGCTGATTGTTCAGATCGTGATTGTGGCGTCGCTGGTGATCGTGATCGACCAAATTTTGCAGGCATATTTTGCCGATATCAGTCGCGCATTGTCGGTTTATGTCGGGCTTATTACAACGAACTGTCTGGTTCTTGGCCGCACCGAAGCCTACGCGCGATACCATGCGCCGTTGCCGTCAATGGTCGATGCATTTGGCAACGGGCTTGGCTATTCGTTCGTTTTGATCGTGATCGGAACGATCCGAGAGTTGTTCGGTCAGGGACAGTTGTTCGGTGCCCAAGTGCTACCGCTTGCTGATGAAGGCGGCTGGTTCACGCCGCTTGGCATGATGCTGCTGGCACCTTCGGCCTTCTTTCTTTTGGGCGGCCTTGTTTGGGTCGTGCGGTCCGTGTGGTCAGAACAAGCCGAACCGCCCGAGCATTCGCCCCCCTTGCGACCGGAGCCCGTAGAATGA
- the nqrE gene encoding NADH:ubiquinone reductase (Na(+)-transporting) subunit E, whose translation MNDAWSFFLFAAFIDNMPLTLFLGLCTFLALSRRTESAIGLGIAMIGVLGVTVPLNNLIYKGLLAPGAWAWAGQPDLDLSYLALIAFIGVIAATVQLLEMLLDRYFPAIHSAFGVFLPLLTVQCAILAGSLFMVERQYTLTESAVFGVGSGVGFAVAVIMLSAIRARLSYADLPAGLRGLGIAFILTGLMSLGFASFAQMAASP comes from the coding sequence ATGAACGACGCCTGGTCCTTTTTCCTGTTTGCCGCCTTCATCGACAACATGCCCCTGACGTTGTTCTTGGGCCTGTGCACGTTCCTTGCGCTGTCGCGTCGGACCGAAAGCGCGATTGGTCTTGGCATTGCGATGATCGGCGTTCTGGGGGTGACGGTGCCGCTGAATAATCTGATCTATAAGGGATTGCTTGCTCCAGGCGCTTGGGCTTGGGCCGGACAGCCTGATCTTGATTTGTCGTATCTGGCACTGATTGCTTTTATCGGCGTGATCGCCGCAACTGTGCAGCTCTTGGAGATGCTGCTTGATCGGTATTTCCCTGCCATTCACTCAGCGTTTGGCGTGTTCCTACCGCTGTTGACGGTGCAATGCGCGATCCTGGCCGGAAGCCTTTTCATGGTTGAACGTCAGTACACGCTGACAGAATCCGCAGTTTTTGGTGTGGGCAGTGGCGTTGGGTTTGCCGTGGCAGTTATTATGCTTAGCGCGATCCGCGCACGCCTGTCCTATGCCGACTTACCTGCAGGGCTGCGGGGGCTTGGCATCGCGTTCATTCTTACGGGGCTGATGTCTTTGGGCTTTGCCTCTTTCGCTCAAATGGCGGCGTCGCCATGA
- a CDS encoding CBS domain-containing protein, giving the protein MIEHRITSIMRRDVQTLAPETPIRQAISILLEARAAAAPVLGEDGQLVGILTQKDCFRPALHASYHQEWTGSVDDQMSLNVITVYASDDVIRVAEMFLSHSHRVFPVLEGTQVIGMAHRSDVLTFMLREG; this is encoded by the coding sequence ATGATCGAGCACCGGATCACATCGATCATGCGGCGCGACGTCCAGACACTTGCGCCAGAAACACCGATACGGCAGGCGATCTCCATTCTGCTCGAAGCACGCGCAGCCGCCGCACCCGTGCTGGGCGAAGACGGACAACTCGTCGGCATTTTGACCCAGAAGGACTGCTTCCGTCCTGCCTTGCACGCAAGTTATCATCAGGAATGGACTGGCAGCGTGGACGATCAAATGTCTCTGAACGTCATTACCGTTTATGCAAGCGACGACGTGATCCGCGTCGCAGAAATGTTCTTGTCCCACTCACACCGTGTCTTTCCGGTCTTGGAGGGAACCCAAGTCATTGGGATGGCGCATCGCTCTGATGTGCTCACATTCATGTTGCGAGAGGGATAA